From Halorientalis litorea:
CCGACAACACGTTCGACGAGCATCTGGACATGGTGATGGTGTGTCACCACCTCAACCCGGACGTGCCCGAGGACGTGGCCTTCGCCGAGTCCCGCGTCCGGGCCGAGACCATCGCCGCCGAGGACGTCCTCCACGACATGGGGGCCATCTCGATGATGACGACCGACTCCCAAGCGATGGGACGGATGGCCGAACTCGTCCCCCGGACGTGGCAGACGGCCTCGCAGATGAAGGCCCAGCGCGGCCCCCTCCCCGAGGACGAGGGGACCGGCGCGGACAACTTCCGCATCAAACGCTACGTCGCCAAGTACACCGTCAACCCAGCCATCTCGGCTGGCATCGACGACTACGTCGGGACGCTCGAACCCGGGAAACTGGCCGACGTGGCACTGTGGGACCCCGCGTTCTTCGGCGTCAAGCCGGCGATGGTGTTCAAGGGCGGGTTCCCCGTCCACTCCGAGATGGGCGAGGCCAACGGGTCGCTGATGACCTGTGAACCCATCCTCCAGCGCGAACGGGCGGGTGCGGTCGGGAAGGCCAAACACGCCCTCTCGCTCTCGTTCGTCTCCCCGGCGGCCGCCGAGGCCGACGTGGGCGACCAGTACGGTCTCGACACGCCCGTCGTCCCCGTTGCAGGGACCCGCACGCCCGGCAAGGCGGACATGGTGTACAACGACTACTGCCCGGACGACATCGACGTGGACCCGGAAACCTTCGAGGTGAAAGTCGACGGTGACCACGTCACCTGTGAACCGGCTTCGGAACTCCCACTCGCACAGCGGTACATGCTATGAAACTCACACCCAAAGAGCAGGAACGGCTCACGGTCTTCACCGCCGCAGAGGTCGCACGACGCCGCAAGGAGCGCGGCGTCCTGCTGAACCATCCCGAAGCGGTCGCCTACATCAGCGACTGGTGCATCGAACGCGCCCGCGAGGGGCAGTCCGTCGCGGAGATACGTTCCGGCGCGTCCCAACTGCTGGGCCGCGACGACGTGATGGACGGCGTCCCCGCGATGGTCGACATGATACAGGTCGAACCGGTGTTCCCCGACGGGACGAAACTCGTCACCGTCCACGACCCGATTCGGTCCGACAGCGTCGGCGGGGCCGAGGCCGCAGACGAGGACGCCGCCACCGACGGCGGTGTGGACGCGGGAGCCACGGGGACCGACGACGAGACCGAGCCATGAGCCTCACCCATCGGGACGTGGCGACGGTCGGTATCGGCGGCCCAGTGGGGTCGGGAAAGACCTCGTTGCTGACCGAACTCGTCCCGCGACTGCGCGACGCGGGGCTTGACGTGGGCGTCATCGCCAACGACATCCTCACACAGGAGGACGCCGACCGCCTCCGCGAGCGGTTCGCAGGCGTCGTGCCCGCGGACCTCGTGGCCGGGGTCGAGACGGGGGCGTGTCCACACACGGGTATCCGGGAGGACCCCTCGATGAATCTCCAGCAGATAGACGCGTTCCTCGACTCCCACCCCGAGTTGGACCTCGTGTTAATCGAGAGCGGTGGCGACAACCTCGCAGCGACGTTCAACCCCGAACTCGCGGACTACTCGCTGTACGTCATCAGCGTCGCGGAGGGCGACGACATCCCGCGCAAGCGCGGCCCCGGCGTCGTCGACTGTGACCTGCTGGTCGTGAACAAGACCGACCTCGCGCCCCACGTCGGTGCTGACCTCGACCTGATGGAACGCGACGCCGAGGCCGTCCGCGACGGCCCCGTCGTCTTCACCGACTGTAAGGCCAGCGAGGGCATCGACGAGGTACTCGGCCACGTCCGGGACGGGGTGCTGTTCGCCTGATGGCCGCCGACGGCGAGACGGACGCCGATACCGACCCGCCGGACGCACCCCACCCTGCCTTCGAGGGCTACGCGGCCGAACCCGTCCCGCAGGCGGCCGTCGGGTCGCCCGGGAAGGACGGCGTGTTGGAACTGACCTTCGCCGCCACCGAGGGTGGGACGGCACTCGTCCACGACTACGCGACGGTCCCGTTCCACGTCTCGGGGACGCTGGGCCACGACCCGCACCCCGACGCCGAGACGGTGTTCCTCCAGTCGCCGACGGGCGGCGTCGCACAGGGTGACCGTCACGACGTGACCATCCGCGCCGAGGCGGACGCCGTCGCCCACGTCTCCACCCAGAGTTCGACCAAGGTGCAGTCGATGGACTGCAACTACGCCGCCGCCGACGCCACGCTGTCGGTCGGTCCCGGTGCCCACCTCGACTACGTACCCGAGCCGACGATTCTCCACGCCGACGCCCGGTACTGTCGGGAGACGACGCTCACGCTCGCCCCCGGCGCGACGGCGGTGGTCAGCGACGTAGTGGTGCCGGGCCGTCTCGCCCGCGACGAACGGTTCGAGTTCGAGCGATACCTCTCGCGGATTCGGGTTGAGGGACCGGACGGCCTGCTGTTCACCGACGCCACGCACCTCACGCCCGCCGACGCGGACCCGACAGCACCGGGCGTCCTCGGCGAGTTCACCGTCTACGGGACGGCGTTCGTGGTCGCCCCCGAGCGGGACACGGCCGCACTGAGCGACCGGCTACACGCGGCGGTCACCGACGCCGAGGCCCGCGCCGGTGCGACCGAACTGCCCAATGGTGCCGGCGTCGCCGTGCGCGCGCTCGGTGACCGTGCGGAGACAGTACAGGCCACGCTCCACGCGGCGTGGGACTGTGCTCGCCGCGACATACTGGACGCGCCCGCACCCTCCGGGAGGAAGCTCTGATGCTGGTCGCCGACACCTACCTCGGCCACCGGACGGACGACGACGTGGCGGCCCGCCTCGACGGGGCCGACCCGTCCCGCGTCGTCCTCTCGGCGACCGACCGCCGCCGCTCCCGGGTTCGCACCGAGACCGACGACGGGCGAGACATCGGTATCGTGGTCGCTCGTGACCTCACGGACGGCGATATCCTCGAAACCGAGTCCGGTGCCCTCGTGTTAGTCGACCTCGCGGACATCGAGGCGGCGATTGTATCCCTCGAAGGAACTGACGTGTCGCCGACGACGGCCCTGCAGGTGGGCCACGCGCTCGGGAACCGCCACCGGGACGTGGCGGTGCGTGACGACGAGGTGGTCGTCGCTGTCGCGGACTCCCGCGAGCGGACCGAGCGCACCCTCGCGGACCTGTGCCCGGACGGGACTCCGGTCCGCTTCG
This genomic window contains:
- a CDS encoding urease accessory protein UreD, which codes for MAADGETDADTDPPDAPHPAFEGYAAEPVPQAAVGSPGKDGVLELTFAATEGGTALVHDYATVPFHVSGTLGHDPHPDAETVFLQSPTGGVAQGDRHDVTIRAEADAVAHVSTQSSTKVQSMDCNYAAADATLSVGPGAHLDYVPEPTILHADARYCRETTLTLAPGATAVVSDVVVPGRLARDERFEFERYLSRIRVEGPDGLLFTDATHLTPADADPTAPGVLGEFTVYGTAFVVAPERDTAALSDRLHAAVTDAEARAGATELPNGAGVAVRALGDRAETVQATLHAAWDCARRDILDAPAPSGRKL
- a CDS encoding urease accessory protein UreE, whose product is MLVADTYLGHRTDDDVAARLDGADPSRVVLSATDRRRSRVRTETDDGRDIGIVVARDLTDGDILETESGALVLVDLADIEAAIVSLEGTDVSPTTALQVGHALGNRHRDVAVRDDEVVVAVADSRERTERTLADLCPDGTPVRFESVSPALFDGGPDHRHGDDHSHGHTGHDHADGNHAHSHGPRSLGEGGR
- the ureG gene encoding urease accessory protein UreG, with the protein product MSLTHRDVATVGIGGPVGSGKTSLLTELVPRLRDAGLDVGVIANDILTQEDADRLRERFAGVVPADLVAGVETGACPHTGIREDPSMNLQQIDAFLDSHPELDLVLIESGGDNLAATFNPELADYSLYVISVAEGDDIPRKRGPGVVDCDLLVVNKTDLAPHVGADLDLMERDAEAVRDGPVVFTDCKASEGIDEVLGHVRDGVLFA
- a CDS encoding urease subunit gamma, yielding MKLTPKEQERLTVFTAAEVARRRKERGVLLNHPEAVAYISDWCIERAREGQSVAEIRSGASQLLGRDDVMDGVPAMVDMIQVEPVFPDGTKLVTVHDPIRSDSVGGAEAADEDAATDGGVDAGATGTDDETEP